The following coding sequences lie in one Danio rerio strain Tuebingen ecotype United States chromosome 3, GRCz12tu, whole genome shotgun sequence genomic window:
- the btbd17b gene encoding BTB/POZ domain-containing protein 17 isoform X2: MLSYVPASYIKSVGQAAHTDRETRVGEKKHIERNKDNMVKSGGRSVPVVVCLASLCLALCAGALKPDVLLDNTATTLNHSMALVQRMEALLTQGNGSDVVLRVQTVNTDEVKVIQVHSLVLTLQSDVFDELLQTRNSTAMVLKETSDCAAVFEKFVRYLYCGDITVRLNQAIPLHKLATKYHVWDLQQGLTQYMTQHLSSDSPAGHVVAWYQYATQIGDVTLQNSCLQYLSWNLSSVLQSAEWSSVSGELLLSLLQRSDLVLQSELELYEALEAWINQNQPSDETAENALKAIRYAMISPQNLFHLQKKSPLMLKYYESVRDLLFLAFQFHAASPIQLAKYYDVNCSLFTPRNYLSLSWGSPWVINNPTRDDRSFSFQTQLGPSGHDVSKRITWNALFSPRWLPLSVRSSYPEQGSMLLTRTDAGRPRIIVTPATSSPDFAGVSFQKTVIVSARKQGKVVVRHVYNFHQSTEEAGDFLLEADLQRRASEYLIDSSLYLHIIVKPLYHTLIVSKK, translated from the exons ATGCTCAGCTATGTGCCAGCGTCCTACATAAAGAGTGTGGGACAGGCAGCTCATACTGATAGAGAGACCCGAGTGGGGGAAAAAAAGCACATAGAAAGAAACAAGGACAACATGGTGAAGTCTGGAGGAAGAAGTGTTCCTGTCGTGGTTTGTCTGGCCAGCCTTTGTCTTGCGCTTTGTGCTGGAG CATTAAAGCCGGATGTTCTACTCGACAACACGGCCACCACACTGAACCACTCAATGGCACTGGTGCAGCGCATGGAGGCTCTGCTGACCCAGGGAAACGGCAGCGATGTGGTCTTGCGCGTTCAGACCGTCAACACGGATGAGGTGAAGGTGATCCAGGTGCATTCGCTGGTGTTGACTTTGCAGAGTGACGTGTTTGATGAGCTCCTGCAGACCCGTAACTCCACCGCCATGGTCCTCAAAGAGACTTCAGACTGCGCTGCCGTCTTTGAGAAGTTCGTTAG GTACTTATACTGTGGAGACATCACAGTGCGTCTGAATCAGGCCATCCCTTTACACAAGCTGGCCACCAAGTATCACGTGTGGGATCTGCAGCAGGGCCTGACCCAATACATGACTCAGCACCTGTCCAGCGATTCCCCTGCGGGTCACGTTGTGGCCTGGTACCAATACGCCACCCAAATCGGCGATGTGACCCTACAGAACAGCTGCCTGCAGTATCTGTCCTGGAACCTGTCGTCGGTTTTACAGAGTGCCGAATGGAGCTCGGTGAGTGGAGAACTGCTGCTGTCTTTGCTGCAGCGCTCAGATCTGGTTCTGCAAAGCGAACTGGAGCTGTATGAAGCCCTGGAAGCATGGATCAACCAAAACCAGCCTTCAGATGAGACAGCCGAGAACGCACTCAAGGCAATACGCTACGCCATGATATCTCCACAAAACCTGTTCCACCTTCAGAAGAAGTCTCCACTGATGTTGAAATATTACGAATCTGTACGCGACCTGCTTTTTCTGGCCTTCCAATTCCACGCAGCTTCGCCAATCCAGCTCGCAAAGTACTATGATGTAAACTGCAGCCTGTTTACGCCCCGAAACTACCTGTCACTGTCATGGGGCTCACCATGGGTGATCAACAACCCTACAAGGGACGACCGAAGCTTCAGTTTTCAGACTCAACTTGGACCGAGTGGCCATGATGTTAGCAAACGCATAACGTGGAACGCTCTTTTCTCTCCACGTTGGCTTCCTCTCAGCGTGCGATCCTCTTATCCAGAGCAGGGATCCATGCTGCTGACTCGTACTGATGCAGGCCGTCCTCGGATCATCGTCACTCCGGCTACTTCAAGCCCAGACTTTGCTGGTGTCAGCTTTCAAAAGACTGTCATCGTTTCAGCCCGGAAGCAGGGAAAGGTGGTGGTCCGTCACGTCTACAACTTCCACCAGAGCACCGAAGAAGCGGGAGACTTTCTGCTGGAGGCGGATCTGCAGCGTAGAGCATCTGAGTACCTCATAGACAGCTCGCTTTACCTGCACATTATTGTGAAGCCCCTCTATCACACCCTGATAGTATCCAAAAAATGA
- the btbd17b gene encoding BTB/POZ domain-containing protein 17 isoform X1, protein MLSYVPASYIKSVGQAAHTDRETRVGEKKHIERNKDNMVKSGGRSVPVVVCLASLCLALCAGAALKPDVLLDNTATTLNHSMALVQRMEALLTQGNGSDVVLRVQTVNTDEVKVIQVHSLVLTLQSDVFDELLQTRNSTAMVLKETSDCAAVFEKFVRYLYCGDITVRLNQAIPLHKLATKYHVWDLQQGLTQYMTQHLSSDSPAGHVVAWYQYATQIGDVTLQNSCLQYLSWNLSSVLQSAEWSSVSGELLLSLLQRSDLVLQSELELYEALEAWINQNQPSDETAENALKAIRYAMISPQNLFHLQKKSPLMLKYYESVRDLLFLAFQFHAASPIQLAKYYDVNCSLFTPRNYLSLSWGSPWVINNPTRDDRSFSFQTQLGPSGHDVSKRITWNALFSPRWLPLSVRSSYPEQGSMLLTRTDAGRPRIIVTPATSSPDFAGVSFQKTVIVSARKQGKVVVRHVYNFHQSTEEAGDFLLEADLQRRASEYLIDSSLYLHIIVKPLYHTLIVSKK, encoded by the exons ATGCTCAGCTATGTGCCAGCGTCCTACATAAAGAGTGTGGGACAGGCAGCTCATACTGATAGAGAGACCCGAGTGGGGGAAAAAAAGCACATAGAAAGAAACAAGGACAACATGGTGAAGTCTGGAGGAAGAAGTGTTCCTGTCGTGGTTTGTCTGGCCAGCCTTTGTCTTGCGCTTTGTGCTGGAG CAGCATTAAAGCCGGATGTTCTACTCGACAACACGGCCACCACACTGAACCACTCAATGGCACTGGTGCAGCGCATGGAGGCTCTGCTGACCCAGGGAAACGGCAGCGATGTGGTCTTGCGCGTTCAGACCGTCAACACGGATGAGGTGAAGGTGATCCAGGTGCATTCGCTGGTGTTGACTTTGCAGAGTGACGTGTTTGATGAGCTCCTGCAGACCCGTAACTCCACCGCCATGGTCCTCAAAGAGACTTCAGACTGCGCTGCCGTCTTTGAGAAGTTCGTTAG GTACTTATACTGTGGAGACATCACAGTGCGTCTGAATCAGGCCATCCCTTTACACAAGCTGGCCACCAAGTATCACGTGTGGGATCTGCAGCAGGGCCTGACCCAATACATGACTCAGCACCTGTCCAGCGATTCCCCTGCGGGTCACGTTGTGGCCTGGTACCAATACGCCACCCAAATCGGCGATGTGACCCTACAGAACAGCTGCCTGCAGTATCTGTCCTGGAACCTGTCGTCGGTTTTACAGAGTGCCGAATGGAGCTCGGTGAGTGGAGAACTGCTGCTGTCTTTGCTGCAGCGCTCAGATCTGGTTCTGCAAAGCGAACTGGAGCTGTATGAAGCCCTGGAAGCATGGATCAACCAAAACCAGCCTTCAGATGAGACAGCCGAGAACGCACTCAAGGCAATACGCTACGCCATGATATCTCCACAAAACCTGTTCCACCTTCAGAAGAAGTCTCCACTGATGTTGAAATATTACGAATCTGTACGCGACCTGCTTTTTCTGGCCTTCCAATTCCACGCAGCTTCGCCAATCCAGCTCGCAAAGTACTATGATGTAAACTGCAGCCTGTTTACGCCCCGAAACTACCTGTCACTGTCATGGGGCTCACCATGGGTGATCAACAACCCTACAAGGGACGACCGAAGCTTCAGTTTTCAGACTCAACTTGGACCGAGTGGCCATGATGTTAGCAAACGCATAACGTGGAACGCTCTTTTCTCTCCACGTTGGCTTCCTCTCAGCGTGCGATCCTCTTATCCAGAGCAGGGATCCATGCTGCTGACTCGTACTGATGCAGGCCGTCCTCGGATCATCGTCACTCCGGCTACTTCAAGCCCAGACTTTGCTGGTGTCAGCTTTCAAAAGACTGTCATCGTTTCAGCCCGGAAGCAGGGAAAGGTGGTGGTCCGTCACGTCTACAACTTCCACCAGAGCACCGAAGAAGCGGGAGACTTTCTGCTGGAGGCGGATCTGCAGCGTAGAGCATCTGAGTACCTCATAGACAGCTCGCTTTACCTGCACATTATTGTGAAGCCCCTCTATCACACCCTGATAGTATCCAAAAAATGA
- the ccdc137 gene encoding coiled-coil domain-containing protein 137 (The RefSeq protein has 1 substitution compared to this genomic sequence), which yields MKTEKQLKQKNEKHFSKKKSKKNADPGSDDHLNQIPHRLREIMKSKERMKQGFKKKKKDSKPKMLSGDIPVPHFRRRQRESEKAYVRRMTEEAEHVLFLTNNQVERHPEVELKKEEEPTGEKKPAKKKWDKFKLQQQKKKLNQQAERDEEEMFKDEVQFGEVAMAPPSLSVKPKKATVKPQGASKGLLLNSLLGHSSVSVNKPSMARKRIMEEERERVVQLYRQMKQQKQRHKPDSSATNST from the exons atgaaaacagaaaaacaacTCAAACAGAAGAATGAGAAACATTTCAG TAAAAAGAAGTCAAAGAAAAATGCTGACCCTGGATCAGACGACCACCTCAATCAGATTCCTCATCGATTACGAGAAATCATGAAGAGTAAGGAAAGGATGAAGCAGggctttaaaaagaagaaaaaag ACTCAAAGCCTAAGATGCTCTCTGGAGATATTCCTGTCCCGCACTTCCGCAGAAGGCAGAGAGAGTCCGAGAAAGCTTACGTCCGCCGCATGACAGAAGAGGCGGAGCATGTCCTCTTCCTCACAAACAACCAAGTGGAGCGACATCCGGAGGTGGAGCTAAAGAAAGAGGAGGAGCCGACGGGGGAAAAGAAACCTGCTAAAAAGAAATG GGATAAATtcaaactacagcagcagaaaaagaAGTTAAACCAGCAAGTGGAACGTGACGAGGAGGAGATGTTTAAAG ATGAAGTGCAATTTGGAGAAGTGGCCATGGCACCTCCATCACTGAGTGTCAAACCAAAGAAAGCCACAGTCAAACCTCAG GGGGCGTCCAAAGGTCTTCTCTTGAACTCCCTCCTTGGCCACAGCTCTGTGTCGGTGAACAAACCTTCGATGGCGAGGAAGAGGATTATGGAGGAAGAGCGTGAGAGAGTAGTGCAGCTTTACAGACAGATGAAGCAGCAGAAACAGAGGCACAAACCTGACAGCTCTGCAACAAACTCCACATGA